The nucleotide sequence GTTCGATGCCCTTGACGACGGTCTCTCCTTCGGCCATGAGGCCTGCCACCAGCAGGGCGGCGCCGGCCCGCAGGTCGGTGGCCTCCACCTCGGCGCCGGACAGGCGCTCCACGCCGTTGATGATGGCGGTGCGGCCCTCCACCTTGATGTCGGCTCCCATGCGCAGCAGTTCGCCTACGTGCTTAAAGCGGGCCTCCCAGATGGTGTCGGTCACCATGCTGGTTCCCTCAGCGGTGGACAGGAGGGCCGTCATAGGCTGCTGGGCATCGGTGGGGAAGCCGGGGTAGGCGGCCGTCTTGACGTTGACGGCCTTGGGGCGGCCAGCCATGCGCACCCGTACCCAGTCGCCGTTTTCTTCGATGTCGGCCCCCGTTTCCCGGAGCTTGGCGGTGATGGGGTCCAAGTGCTTGGTGATGACGTTTTCCACCACCACGTCGCCCCGGGTGGCCACGGCCGCCACCATGAAGGTGGCCGCCTCGATCTCGTCGGGGATGATGGCGTGGTCGGCTCCCCGCAAAGCTCCGGTGCTGCGTATGCGACCTCCGGATCCGGAGCCGATGCCTTTGATCTTGACCACATCGGTGCCGGCGCCCACCACCCGGGCGCCCATGGCGTTCAGGAAGTTGGCCAGGTCAACCACGTGGGGTTCCTTGGCGGCGTTTTCGATGACGGTGGTGCCTTCCGCCAGGCAGGCGGCCAGCATGATGTTGATGGTGGCGCCCACGCTGACTACGTCCAAGTAGATGGGGGCCCCCACCAACCGGCGGGCCTTCAGCTTGACGACGCCGTGCTCGATGACGGCCTCGGCCCCCAGGGCGCGGAAGCCTTTCAGGTGCTGGTCGATGGGGCGCTGGCCGATGTCGCAGCCGCCGGGCATGCCGACTTCGGCCTCGCCGAAGCGGGCCAGCAGCACACCCCACAAATAATAGGAAGCCCGGAGGCGACGGACTACTTCGGTGGACGGCACGGAATTGATCAAGCCTGTGGGATCGATGCGCAGGGAGTGGGGAGTGGGGCGGTCCACCGTCACCCCCATGGAGGTTATGATCTCGATGTAGCTGTCTACATCGCTGATACGGGGCACGTTGTCGATGGTGCTGGGCCCTGCTGCCAACAGGGCAGCGGGGATAAGGGCAACGGCAGAATTCTTGCGGCCGCCGACGCGGACCCGGCCCTGCAGGGGAACACCCCCGACGATAGAAAGTCCACCCACCAAAGAATGCCTCCCCATCGCTCTCTCTGTCCCGGTGCGGCACAAACGTCCGCTTTCGCCTTTGGGCTTCGTATTCCTGCTGGGGCCCAAGCCCGTGGTCCGGGGCGGCTCAGGCGCCTAGTGGATTCCGGTGGCTTAGAAGGTCCCGGCGCTGGTATAGTCTACCCGCTGGCCTGTCGTCGCTTCGAAGTCCAACCATTCCCCGCTGCTCAGGTGAAAACGCCAGACGGGCACCGCCACGAAGGGGGGCAAGGGCCCTTCATCCCTGAGCAGCACAGCCGGCGGTACCGATGTTGACGGTACCACAACGTAGCCGATTTGTACCGTCAATTGCTGCACTTCATCGGATCTGGCCCGCTGGTAAAGACTGCCGCCGCGCCGGGCTTCCCGGGTCAGCAGGACCGAAGCCGGGATAACGGCGTCCCCTTGGTCCAGCAGCCGGTCCACGTCCCAGAGAAGCCTGGTATAGCGGGCGACGCCTGCTTCGGTCATGCACGCTTCCACATAACCGTTGAAGACGGGGGTTCCGCCCGCCAGCGTCTGGTGAAGCCACACCCGGATGGTGCCCCGGGCCGGGTCCGGATCCACCGTGGCCCGCTGGACATCGGCCGGGGCGCCCCCATGGGCCTCGATGAATTCCAGACCTTCATCCATCAAGTTATCGATGAAGGCGCTCCTTCCTGTTAACGTTGTGAATCCCGCCGGGCACGGGCTGATGACCTGGCCCCGCGTGCCGGCCGGCGTCGTCCGGCCGGCGTTGCCATCGGTGAACTGGACCAGCCCCGGCGCCAAGATCAAGGCGCGCTTCCCTTGGGTATACATATGGCT is from Sphingobacteriaceae bacterium and encodes:
- a CDS encoding UDP-N-acetylglucosamine 1-carboxyvinyltransferase, whose protein sequence is MGGLSIVGGVPLQGRVRVGGRKNSAVALIPAALLAAGPSTIDNVPRISDVDSYIEIITSMGVTVDRPTPHSLRIDPTGLINSVPSTEVVRRLRASYYLWGVLLARFGEAEVGMPGGCDIGQRPIDQHLKGFRALGAEAVIEHGVVKLKARRLVGAPIYLDVVSVGATINIMLAACLAEGTTVIENAAKEPHVVDLANFLNAMGARVVGAGTDVVKIKGIGSGSGGRIRSTGALRGADHAIIPDEIEAATFMVAAVATRGDVVVENVITKHLDPITAKLRETGADIEENGDWVRVRMAGRPKAVNVKTAAYPGFPTDAQQPMTALLSTAEGTSMVTDTIWEARFKHVGELLRMGADIKVEGRTAIINGVERLSGAEVEATDLRAGAALLVAGLMAEGETVVKGIELVERGYEGIEQKFRQLGAQLERLPDEGDEGSAPAQLRVLKSGS